The following proteins come from a genomic window of uncultured Fretibacterium sp.:
- a CDS encoding energy-coupling factor transporter ATPase has protein sequence MSSPKNAPLLSLRSVVFSYDGTRRVLDGISLDVRPGERVAVLGHNGSGKSTLVRILGALQAPLQGACFISGRDVREIPFEELHAKVGVVFQNPESQIVAAVVEDDVAFAPENQGLPPPEIEERVAWALERVGMAHKRSSPVSALSGGEKQRVALAGALASRAECLVLDEPTAMLDPEGRLEVAGVLRAIHASGTALVQVTHQLECLEDADRILVLSKGRWLWQGDARDFWPDAERLGFELPPLRRLAARLGARGVSVPSPTVEGVTSAVAASLPGRSASSPPPADRPSVPELPALLEVRDLSFRFDAPSPETPLILDGVDALFPRGAWTAVVGRTGSGKSTLVQHLNGLYKVQSGRILIEGSPLPQAGEDLHRLRRRVGLVFQTPEDQLFCPTVREELSFAPANAGFEDDRLEQAVRSAISDVGLNDDFLLRNPLALSGGERRLVAIASVLAADPECLILDEPTAGLDAAYRRRILCLLSDLRRCGRTVITITHDLEMAFGCCDRLLVMDSGRTVGEGGVGTALPLLMQALSSPVWPEVLQVSDRLRARCGSVPLTWDPDVLLRAIETAIKY, from the coding sequence GGATGTCCGTCCAGGGGAGCGGGTTGCCGTTCTGGGGCACAACGGCTCCGGAAAATCGACGCTCGTCAGGATTCTGGGCGCTCTGCAAGCTCCTTTGCAGGGTGCCTGTTTCATTTCTGGCCGGGATGTCCGGGAGATCCCCTTTGAGGAACTGCACGCGAAGGTGGGGGTCGTCTTCCAGAACCCGGAAAGCCAGATTGTGGCCGCCGTCGTGGAGGACGACGTCGCCTTCGCCCCCGAGAATCAGGGACTGCCCCCACCGGAGATCGAGGAGCGGGTGGCCTGGGCCCTGGAACGCGTGGGGATGGCGCACAAACGTTCCTCCCCGGTCTCGGCCCTCTCGGGCGGCGAGAAACAGAGGGTGGCCCTGGCGGGGGCGCTGGCCTCGAGGGCCGAATGCCTTGTCCTGGACGAGCCCACCGCGATGCTGGACCCCGAAGGACGCCTCGAGGTCGCCGGGGTGCTGCGCGCCATCCATGCGTCCGGGACGGCCCTCGTGCAGGTGACGCACCAGTTGGAGTGCCTCGAGGACGCCGACCGGATCCTTGTCCTCTCGAAGGGGCGATGGCTCTGGCAGGGGGATGCGCGTGACTTCTGGCCGGATGCGGAGCGGCTTGGCTTCGAGCTTCCTCCGCTGCGCCGCCTGGCCGCCCGTCTGGGGGCGAGGGGGGTATCGGTTCCCTCCCCCACGGTCGAGGGCGTCACATCTGCGGTTGCGGCGAGTCTTCCGGGCCGGTCCGCCTCGTCCCCGCCACCGGCCGATCGGCCCTCCGTCCCCGAGCTCCCGGCCCTTCTGGAGGTTCGGGACCTGTCCTTCCGCTTCGATGCCCCCTCGCCCGAGACGCCCCTCATATTGGACGGCGTCGACGCGCTTTTTCCTCGAGGGGCGTGGACCGCGGTGGTCGGACGCACCGGCAGCGGAAAATCGACGCTGGTCCAGCACCTGAACGGCCTCTACAAGGTGCAGTCGGGGCGGATACTCATCGAGGGCTCGCCCCTTCCTCAGGCGGGCGAGGACCTGCATCGGCTTCGCAGGAGGGTGGGGCTCGTCTTTCAGACCCCCGAGGATCAGCTCTTCTGTCCGACGGTGCGGGAGGAGCTCTCCTTCGCCCCGGCCAACGCCGGCTTCGAGGACGATCGTCTGGAGCAGGCGGTCCGTTCGGCCATCTCCGATGTGGGGCTGAACGATGATTTCCTCCTCCGCAACCCTCTGGCCCTGTCGGGGGGGGAGCGCCGTCTGGTGGCCATCGCCTCCGTGCTCGCCGCCGATCCGGAGTGCCTTATCCTCGACGAGCCGACGGCCGGGCTCGACGCGGCCTACCGGAGGAGGATCCTCTGCCTTTTATCGGACCTGAGGCGATGCGGGCGGACGGTCATCACCATCACCCACGACCTCGAGATGGCCTTCGGGTGCTGCGACCGGCTGCTCGTCATGGATTCCGGAAGGACGGTGGGGGAGGGCGGGGTGGGGACGGCTCTGCCCTTGCTGATGCAGGCGCTGAGTTCCCCGGTGTGGCCGGAGGTGCTCCAGGTCTCCGACCGGCTGCGTGCGCGCTG